The Geovibrio ferrireducens genome window below encodes:
- the pyk gene encoding pyruvate kinase: MRRTKIVATLGPSSSDPQTISELIDAGLNVARLNFSHGDHESHGKMIDLIRSISAEKNTCVTILQDLCGPKIRLGILPDEGVELRKGETCILASEAYAEEGVLPVQYDNLEADLKKGDRVVLADGTMELLVEAVNGKKVTCRIVRGGRAFSRKGVNMPTSNLSVVAFTEKDRKDLMFGLEKGVDVVALSFVRSASDLVKIRSILSKEKNQPMLIAKIEKPQAVNNIDEILPMVDGVMVARGDLGVEMPLFDVPVIQKQIIRKARREGKVTITATQMLKSMVDSNLPTRAECTDVANALFDGTCAVMLSEETASGKYPVEAVKVMNALARATEHHVISEYSMKSDEHTADKKNIAWAVGRSACWLAKDLEAGAVVAYTESGFTAASVARFRPSAPILALTPNRRTFTKLNMLWGVVPGLTEGFHDIEEMFSTAAEIAVAKRLAKKGDNIVITAGVPLGVKGSTNMVKVYEI, translated from the coding sequence ATGAGACGCACAAAAATTGTGGCAACACTGGGGCCTTCCTCATCAGATCCGCAGACAATCTCCGAGCTTATTGACGCAGGGCTTAATGTTGCCCGCCTGAATTTCTCCCACGGGGATCACGAAAGCCACGGCAAAATGATTGACCTTATCCGCTCAATCTCGGCGGAGAAAAATACATGCGTAACCATACTGCAGGATCTCTGCGGGCCGAAGATTCGCCTCGGCATCCTCCCTGACGAGGGGGTGGAGCTCAGAAAAGGGGAAACCTGCATTCTCGCATCCGAAGCTTATGCCGAGGAAGGCGTTCTGCCTGTTCAGTATGACAACCTTGAGGCGGATCTTAAAAAGGGCGACCGTGTAGTCCTTGCGGACGGAACAATGGAGCTCCTCGTTGAAGCCGTAAACGGCAAAAAAGTTACCTGCCGGATTGTGCGCGGCGGCAGAGCCTTCTCCCGCAAAGGGGTCAACATGCCCACATCAAACCTCAGCGTAGTCGCTTTCACCGAGAAAGACCGGAAAGACCTCATGTTCGGCCTTGAAAAAGGGGTGGATGTGGTGGCGCTCTCCTTTGTCCGCAGTGCGTCAGATCTGGTGAAAATCCGCTCCATCCTCTCAAAAGAGAAAAACCAGCCCATGCTCATAGCAAAGATTGAAAAACCTCAGGCTGTTAATAATATAGATGAGATTCTGCCCATGGTGGACGGCGTGATGGTTGCCAGAGGCGACCTCGGCGTGGAGATGCCCCTTTTTGACGTACCTGTGATCCAGAAGCAGATAATCCGCAAGGCGCGCAGGGAAGGCAAGGTGACAATAACCGCAACGCAGATGCTGAAAAGCATGGTGGACAGCAATCTCCCCACAAGGGCGGAGTGTACGGACGTGGCAAACGCTCTCTTTGACGGAACATGCGCCGTTATGCTCTCGGAGGAGACAGCCTCCGGCAAATATCCCGTTGAGGCGGTGAAGGTTATGAATGCCCTTGCCAGAGCCACGGAGCACCATGTAATCAGCGAATACAGCATGAAGAGCGATGAGCACACCGCAGATAAAAAGAATATAGCTTGGGCAGTGGGGCGTTCCGCCTGCTGGCTTGCAAAGGATCTGGAAGCGGGCGCAGTGGTGGCGTACACGGAATCGGGCTTCACAGCGGCAAGCGTGGCAAGGTTCAGACCCTCCGCACCGATACTGGCGCTCACCCCGAACAGGCGCACATTTACCAAGCTGAACATGCTCTGGGGTGTTGTTCCAGGACTGACGGAAGGGTTTCATGATATAGAGGAAATGTTTTCCACAGCGGCTGAGATAGCAGTGGCGAAAAGGCTGGCGAAGAAAGGGGACAACATAGTTATAACAGCAGGTGTCCCGCTGGGCGTAAAAGGCTCAACAAATATGGTAAAGGTTTACGAAATTTAG
- a CDS encoding RrF2 family transcriptional regulator yields the protein MFSMKTVYGLKALQYLAVHGAGRHVLISEVAEKEGIPKKFLETILLTLKNDGLLISKIGKGGGYQLAVAPSEITMERIIRALEGPVALVPCVTDENSSKCDYCEDFATCGVRLSMTRITDKLINVMSQTTLADMLEDVERAIQSKRNIHNYVI from the coding sequence ATGTTTTCAATGAAAACCGTTTACGGCCTGAAGGCTCTTCAGTATCTCGCCGTGCACGGAGCCGGAAGGCATGTGCTTATATCTGAGGTCGCTGAAAAGGAAGGGATTCCCAAAAAATTCCTCGAAACCATACTGCTTACCCTTAAGAATGACGGTCTTCTCATCAGCAAAATAGGCAAAGGCGGCGGCTATCAGCTTGCTGTTGCTCCTTCGGAAATAACCATGGAGCGCATTATCCGTGCCCTTGAAGGTCCTGTGGCCCTTGTTCCCTGCGTTACGGATGAAAACAGCAGCAAGTGCGACTACTGTGAGGATTTTGCCACCTGCGGCGTGCGCCTTTCCATGACCCGCATTACCGACAAGCTCATTAACGTTATGTCCCAGACCACTCTTGCCGATATGCTGGAGGATGTTGAAAGGGCGATTCAGAGCAAAAGAAATATCCACAACTACGTCATATAG
- a CDS encoding cysteine desulfurase family protein: MIYLDHNAATPIAPEVREEMLRVLEIYGNPSSLHEEGQKARSLLDESRAKVAAFIGAFPDEIIFTSGGTEANNIAVHSFAGSSAAVSAIEHSSVLKPFEYLAAKGVRVHHLPADSGGIVSAGNIPAGVSLVSVMLANNDTGVIQPVRKATEAAHAAGALFHTDAVQAAGKIRINVRELGADILTLSAHKMYAPKGIGALFVRRGLKASPLMQGGSQEKAVRPGTESTVLAAAFAKACETAEKRMEKDEAEIARLRDMLESLITAKVTDCRINGLGSPRVSGTSNITFSGLKGDSLIINLDLAGLCVSGGSACSSADFRPSHVLTAMGLSDGDARASVRFSLGRGTTEEEIVRAAETVADTVSSMRGKTW, encoded by the coding sequence ATGATATATCTTGACCACAACGCCGCAACGCCCATCGCACCGGAAGTCAGAGAGGAAATGCTCCGAGTTCTGGAGATATACGGAAACCCCTCAAGCCTCCATGAAGAGGGGCAGAAGGCGCGCAGTCTTCTGGACGAATCAAGGGCGAAGGTGGCGGCTTTTATCGGTGCGTTTCCTGATGAGATAATCTTTACCTCCGGCGGAACAGAGGCGAATAACATAGCCGTTCACAGCTTCGCCGGAAGCTCGGCGGCTGTTTCCGCCATTGAGCACAGCTCAGTTCTGAAACCGTTTGAATACCTCGCTGCAAAGGGGGTGAGGGTTCATCACCTCCCTGCTGATTCAGGCGGCATAGTGAGCGCCGGAAACATCCCTGCGGGGGTTTCCCTCGTTTCCGTTATGCTTGCCAATAATGACACAGGGGTTATCCAGCCTGTGCGGAAAGCGACGGAGGCGGCACACGCCGCAGGAGCGCTTTTTCATACTGATGCTGTTCAGGCGGCAGGAAAAATAAGGATAAACGTCCGTGAGCTCGGTGCGGACATCCTCACCCTCTCTGCGCATAAGATGTACGCACCCAAAGGCATAGGTGCGCTTTTCGTGAGGCGAGGACTCAAAGCCTCCCCTCTCATGCAGGGCGGCAGTCAGGAGAAGGCTGTGCGCCCCGGCACGGAAAGCACAGTTCTGGCTGCGGCATTCGCAAAAGCCTGTGAAACAGCGGAGAAACGCATGGAAAAGGACGAAGCGGAGATTGCCCGTCTGCGGGATATGCTGGAATCACTGATAACGGCAAAGGTGACTGACTGCCGCATAAACGGGCTGGGCTCACCCAGAGTTTCAGGCACATCAAACATAACGTTCAGCGGCCTCAAAGGGGATTCGCTTATAATAAACCTCGATCTGGCAGGGCTGTGCGTATCCGGCGGTTCGGCATGCAGTTCAGCGGATTTCAGACCTTCCCACGTGCTGACAGCCATGGGGCTCTCTGACGGGGATGCCCGTGCATCTGTGCGCTTCTCTCTCGGCAGAGGCACAACGGAAGAGGAGATAGTCAGAGCGGCGGAAACAGTTGCGGACACTGTAAGCTCGATGAGAGGGAAAACATGGTGA
- the mnmA gene encoding tRNA 2-thiouridine(34) synthase MnmA encodes MVKKRVVAAMSGGVDSSVVAAMLIEQGYEVIGVTLKLHECSEASDSPSCCGIDGMTKARSTANALGIRHYVYDCVKDFEKTVLESSWREYDSGRTPNPCLLCNEYVKFGILQDFARSLNAEYIATGHYAQIDFVNGLPVLKRGKDANKDQSYFLAGLTGEQLRRSLFPLGGMDKPEVREYARKLNLPSAESVESQDACLVGGFDSFAEMLRHRFGSPARHGEVITDKGELMARHSGLHNFTVGQRRNLGLTTFKRFWVKEIDAQNSRVIITDEQKNLLSSSITADGWTWREGFNPADGFRCLAQIRYRHKAVKAEIFAGKSGSYRIDFETPEKAAAPGQAVVLYDGDMVLGRGWIRSKI; translated from the coding sequence ATGGTGAAAAAACGTGTGGTTGCCGCCATGAGCGGCGGTGTCGATTCCTCCGTGGTGGCGGCAATGCTCATCGAACAGGGTTACGAGGTAATAGGCGTAACCCTCAAGCTCCACGAATGTTCCGAAGCATCAGACAGCCCCTCCTGCTGCGGAATAGACGGCATGACGAAGGCACGCTCCACCGCAAACGCTCTCGGCATCCGCCATTATGTTTATGACTGCGTGAAGGATTTCGAAAAAACAGTTCTGGAAAGCTCATGGAGAGAATACGACTCCGGCAGAACACCCAACCCATGCCTTCTCTGCAATGAATATGTGAAGTTCGGCATTTTGCAGGACTTTGCCCGCAGCCTGAATGCGGAATACATCGCAACAGGGCATTACGCACAGATTGACTTCGTAAACGGTCTGCCCGTGCTGAAAAGAGGGAAAGACGCAAACAAGGATCAGTCCTATTTCCTCGCAGGGCTGACGGGAGAACAGCTCAGACGCTCACTTTTCCCGCTGGGCGGCATGGACAAACCGGAGGTGCGGGAATACGCCCGCAAACTGAACCTGCCCTCAGCAGAAAGCGTTGAGAGTCAGGATGCATGCCTTGTGGGCGGGTTTGACAGCTTCGCCGAAATGCTCCGCCACAGGTTCGGCTCACCCGCCAGACACGGCGAAGTGATCACAGACAAGGGGGAGTTAATGGCAAGGCACAGCGGCCTTCATAACTTTACCGTAGGTCAGAGGCGAAACCTCGGTCTGACTACCTTTAAGCGATTCTGGGTAAAGGAAATAGATGCACAAAACAGCCGTGTGATAATCACGGACGAGCAGAAAAATCTTCTGAGTTCCTCCATCACCGCAGACGGCTGGACATGGCGGGAGGGATTCAACCCTGCGGACGGATTCAGGTGCCTCGCCCAAATCCGCTACAGGCATAAAGCGGTTAAGGCAGAAATTTTCGCCGGAAAATCAGGCTCTTACAGAATAGATTTCGAAACGCCCGAAAAGGCGGCAGCACCCGGACAGGCCGTGGTTCTTTACGACGGGGACATGGTTCTGGGCAGAGGCTGGATAAGGAGCAAGATATGA
- a CDS encoding FixH family protein, with protein sequence MKKLILTAALMLILAVSAFAAPLEITKQTGDFTVVSSLDRNPPVKGKNTVSIVIRDKDGKAVQDAKAAVYYSMPAMPGMPAMDYKTMAEFKNGAYSAVLDLSMTGPWNVEVRFVAPPSKTMNRVSFSVDVR encoded by the coding sequence ATGAAAAAACTAATCTTAACCGCTGCTCTCATGCTGATTCTCGCTGTTTCGGCATTTGCGGCTCCCCTCGAAATCACAAAACAGACAGGTGATTTCACAGTTGTGTCCTCTCTGGACAGGAACCCACCCGTTAAAGGCAAGAATACCGTTTCGATCGTAATCAGGGATAAGGACGGCAAAGCCGTTCAGGATGCGAAGGCTGCCGTTTACTACTCCATGCCCGCTATGCCCGGCATGCCCGCTATGGACTACAAAACCATGGCGGAATTCAAAAACGGCGCATATTCGGCAGTCCTTGACCTCAGTATGACAGGCCCGTGGAACGTGGAGGTGCGTTTTGTAGCTCCTCCTTCAAAAACCATGAACAGGGTCTCTTTCAGCGTGGACGTGAGATAA
- a CDS encoding TolC family protein: MRITAIAAAAALILTGFTAQAETVDIDSLIAKALSKNTRLESMEYEVKASKALESVAGSLPDPMVSLGYINEGTDRITLGDEMAGMTRFTVMFSQMFPFPGKLKAQTRQAEFRTKTAGISRENEKLSIIYNIRAAYLDLYRIQESKRLLDSKIGFLSLLEAAADARFRSAQGSSAEVLMFQREKYMAFEAKEMLEEQERMLKTSLAHLTGEDSDVSGEFVKLPELPLEKTTEEIYTLARSNSLIVRAMQSEVQEMEAEVKMKELEMYPDFTITAGYEPRFSEMDDVWTVGVAFNLPLYYKTKQKPAADSARAKKYKADTLLADMRHELRSMVTEFVASAEAAERIMELYRGGVIGKSRLLRDSSLAGYRQGMMPASEVIAAVNTSIEYEMKYLEQSTLRQKKLSALNTLTGGTLYGTQIPE, from the coding sequence ATGAGAATTACTGCAATTGCCGCTGCCGCGGCATTGATTTTAACAGGCTTCACTGCTCAGGCCGAAACTGTGGATATAGACAGCCTCATAGCCAAGGCATTATCAAAAAACACAAGGCTTGAGTCCATGGAATATGAAGTGAAAGCGTCCAAAGCTCTGGAATCCGTGGCGGGCAGTCTGCCCGACCCCATGGTGAGCCTCGGCTACATAAACGAGGGCACAGACAGAATCACCCTCGGTGACGAAATGGCGGGCATGACCCGTTTCACGGTGATGTTCAGCCAGATGTTCCCCTTTCCGGGAAAGCTCAAGGCGCAGACCAGACAGGCAGAGTTCAGAACAAAAACAGCCGGGATCAGCAGAGAAAATGAAAAACTCAGCATTATCTATAACATAAGGGCGGCTTATCTCGATCTTTACCGCATTCAGGAATCGAAAAGGCTTCTGGATTCCAAAATAGGCTTCCTCAGCCTGCTGGAGGCTGCGGCGGATGCCAGATTCCGTTCTGCTCAGGGTTCATCGGCGGAGGTGCTGATGTTCCAGCGTGAAAAATACATGGCTTTTGAGGCAAAGGAAATGCTTGAGGAGCAGGAGAGAATGTTAAAAACCTCTCTGGCTCACCTTACAGGGGAGGATTCGGACGTTTCCGGTGAGTTTGTTAAGCTTCCTGAGCTCCCCCTTGAGAAAACCACAGAGGAAATATACACCCTCGCCCGCAGCAACTCGCTGATAGTCAGGGCTATGCAGAGCGAGGTTCAGGAGATGGAGGCAGAGGTGAAGATGAAGGAGCTGGAGATGTACCCGGACTTCACAATCACCGCCGGCTACGAGCCGAGATTCAGCGAAATGGACGATGTCTGGACAGTGGGCGTGGCGTTCAACCTTCCCCTCTATTATAAAACAAAACAGAAGCCTGCGGCGGATTCCGCACGGGCTAAAAAATACAAGGCGGACACGCTTCTGGCAGATATGCGCCACGAGCTGAGAAGTATGGTGACGGAGTTTGTGGCCTCGGCAGAAGCGGCGGAAAGGATAATGGAGCTTTACAGGGGCGGAGTCATTGGAAAATCCCGTCTCTTGAGGGATTCAAGTCTCGCGGGCTACCGTCAGGGGATGATGCCCGCATCGGAAGTCATCGCCGCTGTGAACACATCAATAGAATACGAAATGAAATACCTTGAACAGAGCACCCTGAGGCAGAAAAAACTCAGTGCGCTCAATACACTTACCGGAGGAACGCTCTATGGCACGCAGATACCTGAATAA
- a CDS encoding efflux RND transporter periplasmic adaptor subunit: MARRYLNKTILPFAAAAFLLAPAAYADDFSMFEDAPSIKLSGELIQKLGVKPAKAEYRESVKKLKLPGIVQADETSSFSVNSKFGGWIEKLYVDYRGRNVKKGERVAEIYSPEAVAAQEEYLAFLKHSANISPSSGGAYGNIFAEDARRLTESARQRLKYWDITEKQIQEIEKTGRSKRTITLYSPASGYVTAKNVSEGMKTEPGMELFSAVSLANLWIIADVYEEELKHIRVGSKANVTLAGIPNVIYELTADYIYPEVSQRTRTLKVRFLVNNRSGLLKPSMYTEILAEFPAGRVLAVPSDAVIDDGRRKIVFVSLGEGRFEPREILTGAQTDGFTEVRKGLSEGETVARGANFLLDSEAQLKGISPVKGF, translated from the coding sequence ATGGCACGCAGATACCTGAATAAAACAATTTTACCCTTTGCTGCGGCGGCGTTTCTTCTGGCTCCGGCCGCATATGCTGACGATTTCAGCATGTTTGAGGACGCACCCTCGATAAAGCTTTCCGGCGAACTTATACAGAAACTCGGCGTAAAGCCCGCAAAGGCGGAATACCGCGAATCTGTAAAGAAATTGAAGCTGCCGGGCATAGTGCAGGCGGACGAGACATCCTCATTCTCAGTTAACAGCAAGTTCGGCGGATGGATTGAGAAGCTATATGTTGACTACAGGGGCAGAAACGTGAAGAAGGGTGAACGTGTCGCCGAAATATACAGCCCTGAGGCGGTAGCCGCTCAGGAGGAGTATCTGGCTTTTCTTAAGCATTCTGCGAACATCAGCCCCTCCTCCGGCGGGGCATACGGAAACATTTTCGCCGAAGACGCAAGACGCCTCACCGAAAGCGCCAGACAAAGGCTTAAATACTGGGATATTACGGAAAAGCAGATTCAGGAAATAGAAAAAACAGGCAGATCGAAAAGAACAATAACGCTCTACAGCCCCGCCTCCGGCTATGTGACAGCCAAAAATGTAAGCGAAGGGATGAAGACTGAGCCCGGCATGGAGCTTTTCAGTGCCGTGAGCCTCGCCAATCTCTGGATTATAGCGGATGTTTACGAGGAGGAGCTGAAACACATAAGGGTCGGCAGCAAAGCCAATGTCACTCTGGCGGGAATACCCAACGTGATTTACGAGCTCACTGCGGACTATATTTACCCCGAAGTTTCACAGAGAACCAGAACCCTCAAGGTGCGTTTTCTCGTGAATAACAGAAGCGGTCTGCTGAAACCTTCAATGTACACTGAGATTCTCGCTGAATTCCCTGCGGGCAGAGTTCTTGCGGTTCCGTCCGATGCTGTTATAGATGACGGCAGGAGGAAAATTGTCTTCGTAAGTCTCGGTGAAGGAAGGTTTGAACCCCGCGAAATACTCACCGGTGCGCAGACTGACGGTTTTACCGAGGTGCGCAAAGGGCTCTCCGAAGGGGAAACAGTGGCAAGGGGAGCCAACTTCCTGCTGGATTCGGAAGCTCAGCTTAAAGGCATAAGCCCTGTCAAGGGGTTCTGA
- a CDS encoding efflux RND transporter permease subunit has product MIEKLIEYSARNKFVIILLTLIITGWGVWSVKKTPLDAIPDLSDVQVIIFTEWTGRSPDLVEDQITYPLVSSLLAAPKVKVVRGYSFFGFSYVYAIFEDDTDIYWARSRVSEYISKIRGQLPPDVNPSLGPDATGVGWIYQYALKDTQNRYNLAELRSLQDWYLKYAFEEVKGVAEAASLGGHIKEYQINLDPDRLRAYGIPITKITEAVRNSNRDVGGRSVEFSGRDFMIKGLGYISSIDDIKNTVVDFDDRGVPVLIGDVASVETGPSMRRGIADLDGEGETVGGIIVMRYGENALEVIERVKAKAEELKNTLPEGVELVPVYDRSELIVNSIKTLRDKLIEEIIIVSLVCVVFLFHFRSALVAIITLPVAIIMSFVMFRHLGITSNVMSLGGIAIAIGAMVDAAIVMVENAHKQLEHNPNADRVETIINAAKKVGAPLFFSLLIITVSFLPVFTLESQEGRLFKPLAYTKTFAMLFASFLSVTLVPALMVMFIKGKILAEDKNPVTKVLVFLYRPFVHLALRFRYAVIVLSIIAVAASYPVVKKLGSEFMPTLNEGTVFYMPTTLPGISAAEAAKSLQTQNRLIKSVPEVETVFGKAGNAMSATDPAGLSMAETVITLKPESEWREGMTWDKIIEELNSKVQVAGWVNSWTMPIKARIDMLSTGIKTPVGIKIYGADPVILQETGQKLEEVLKTVEGTRSVYAERTDGGYYLYIEPDRFRLARHGLTVEDVNMVIESAIGGMPVTRTVEGRERYPVAVRYKKSFRSDIESIKSVLIPVGMNASADTQASGGMGSGEAGGRSGYVPLGEVAEVYMKPGPDMLKNENGLLVSYIYVDTDTGVDVGRYVERAMKAVDGAVTVPQGYIMQWSGQYEYMMRVKEKLNIVVPLTLVLIFVILYLNFRSVTKTAIVMLSVPFALIGGFLYLYFLGYNLSVAVWVGLIALAGVAAETGVIMIVYLDEAYDERMNAGKMNSLADLHDAVIYGAVQRVRPKIMTVATLIIGLIPIMWATGSGADVMKRIAAPMIGGMVTSTFLTLVIIPAVYYTWRQHGIKKSMNTADEAQR; this is encoded by the coding sequence ATGATAGAAAAGCTCATTGAATACTCGGCCAGAAACAAGTTTGTCATAATCCTCCTCACCCTCATTATCACAGGCTGGGGGGTGTGGTCTGTTAAGAAGACCCCTCTGGATGCTATCCCCGATTTGAGCGATGTTCAGGTCATAATCTTCACCGAGTGGACAGGCAGAAGCCCTGATCTTGTGGAGGATCAGATAACCTATCCGCTGGTGAGCAGCCTTCTTGCAGCACCGAAGGTGAAGGTTGTTCGGGGTTATTCGTTTTTCGGATTCTCATATGTTTACGCGATTTTCGAGGACGACACGGACATATACTGGGCAAGAAGCCGTGTTTCCGAATACATAAGCAAGATACGCGGCCAGCTTCCGCCGGATGTCAACCCCTCTCTGGGGCCTGACGCAACGGGCGTGGGATGGATATACCAGTACGCGCTGAAAGACACACAGAACAGATACAACCTCGCGGAGCTGCGTTCCCTTCAGGACTGGTATCTGAAATATGCCTTTGAAGAGGTAAAAGGTGTTGCGGAAGCGGCGTCACTGGGCGGGCACATAAAGGAATACCAGATCAACCTTGATCCGGACAGGCTCCGTGCATACGGCATTCCGATAACGAAGATCACAGAGGCGGTGAGAAACAGCAACCGTGACGTGGGGGGACGCTCCGTGGAATTCAGCGGGCGGGACTTCATGATCAAGGGGCTGGGGTACATCTCATCCATTGATGATATAAAAAATACAGTAGTCGATTTTGATGATCGGGGTGTTCCGGTGCTGATAGGCGATGTGGCCTCGGTTGAGACAGGCCCCTCCATGCGCAGAGGCATAGCCGATCTTGACGGAGAGGGGGAAACCGTGGGCGGCATAATAGTTATGCGCTACGGTGAGAACGCCCTTGAGGTTATAGAACGCGTCAAGGCGAAGGCCGAGGAGCTTAAGAACACTCTCCCCGAAGGGGTGGAGCTTGTCCCTGTTTATGACCGCTCGGAGCTTATCGTCAACTCCATCAAAACCCTGCGGGATAAGCTGATAGAGGAGATAATAATAGTCAGCCTTGTGTGCGTGGTGTTCCTTTTCCATTTCCGCTCTGCTCTGGTGGCGATAATCACCCTCCCCGTTGCCATAATCATGTCTTTCGTGATGTTCCGCCATCTTGGCATCACCTCAAATGTAATGTCCCTCGGCGGCATAGCAATAGCCATAGGCGCAATGGTGGATGCGGCCATAGTTATGGTGGAGAACGCCCATAAACAGCTTGAGCACAACCCGAATGCGGACAGGGTGGAGACCATAATAAACGCCGCCAAGAAGGTCGGCGCGCCTCTGTTCTTCTCTCTGCTTATCATAACCGTGTCGTTCCTGCCGGTGTTCACGCTGGAGTCTCAGGAGGGCAGACTGTTCAAGCCATTGGCATACACCAAGACATTCGCCATGCTGTTTGCCTCGTTCCTCTCGGTGACTCTGGTTCCGGCGCTGATGGTTATGTTCATCAAAGGCAAAATACTGGCGGAAGACAAAAACCCCGTCACAAAGGTTCTTGTGTTTCTGTACCGCCCCTTTGTGCATCTGGCGCTCAGGTTCAGGTATGCTGTGATTGTTCTGTCAATCATAGCCGTTGCCGCTTCATATCCTGTTGTGAAAAAGCTCGGCTCTGAGTTCATGCCCACACTGAACGAGGGCACGGTGTTCTATATGCCCACCACCCTCCCCGGAATATCCGCCGCGGAGGCGGCAAAAAGCCTCCAGACACAGAACAGGCTTATCAAAAGCGTGCCGGAGGTGGAAACTGTCTTCGGCAAGGCGGGCAACGCCATGAGCGCAACAGACCCCGCAGGGCTCTCCATGGCTGAAACAGTTATAACCCTCAAGCCGGAAAGCGAATGGCGTGAGGGGATGACGTGGGACAAAATCATTGAGGAATTAAACAGCAAAGTTCAGGTGGCCGGCTGGGTAAACTCATGGACAATGCCCATTAAGGCAAGAATAGACATGCTCTCCACCGGGATAAAAACCCCTGTGGGGATAAAGATATATGGCGCTGACCCGGTCATTCTGCAGGAAACGGGGCAAAAACTCGAAGAGGTGCTGAAAACAGTTGAAGGCACAAGGAGCGTTTACGCCGAACGCACTGACGGCGGCTACTACCTCTACATAGAGCCGGACAGGTTCAGGCTGGCGAGGCACGGCCTCACGGTGGAGGATGTTAACATGGTGATAGAATCCGCAATCGGCGGCATGCCTGTTACCAGAACCGTGGAAGGCAGGGAGCGCTACCCCGTTGCCGTGCGCTACAAAAAATCGTTCAGGTCGGACATTGAGTCGATCAAAAGCGTGCTTATCCCCGTGGGCATGAACGCCAGTGCCGACACACAGGCATCAGGCGGCATGGGCTCAGGCGAAGCGGGCGGCAGAAGCGGCTATGTTCCCCTCGGCGAAGTGGCGGAAGTTTACATGAAGCCGGGACCTGACATGCTCAAAAACGAAAACGGACTGCTTGTCTCGTATATATATGTTGATACTGATACAGGCGTGGACGTGGGCAGGTATGTTGAGCGTGCAATGAAGGCGGTGGACGGCGCTGTCACAGTTCCGCAGGGCTACATAATGCAGTGGAGCGGTCAGTATGAGTACATGATGCGTGTGAAGGAGAAGCTTAACATAGTAGTCCCCCTGACCCTTGTGCTCATTTTCGTTATCCTGTACCTGAACTTCCGTTCCGTCACCAAGACGGCAATAGTGATGCTCTCCGTGCCTTTTGCCCTGATAGGCGGGTTTCTGTACCTTTACTTCCTCGGCTACAACCTCTCGGTCGCGGTCTGGGTGGGGCTCATAGCACTTGCCGGAGTTGCGGCTGAGACCGGGGTAATAATGATTGTCTATCTGGATGAAGCGTAT